The following are encoded together in the Streptomyces sp. NBC_00341 genome:
- a CDS encoding antibiotic biosynthesis monooxygenase translates to MFNLQSLDPQTPMFAQFKEKTGPIVLANTFLVPKESAEAFLPLFRRQAEFMMTQPGFVSLRMHRGTGDSRLLMNVAVWESTEALATAFGSPEFQRMAAEFPDDVVAYPHIFEQIDV, encoded by the coding sequence ATGTTCAACCTGCAGAGTCTCGACCCGCAGACGCCGATGTTCGCGCAGTTCAAGGAGAAGACCGGGCCCATCGTCCTGGCCAACACCTTTCTGGTCCCGAAGGAGAGCGCGGAGGCGTTCCTGCCCCTCTTCAGGAGGCAGGCGGAGTTCATGATGACTCAGCCGGGCTTCGTCTCCCTGCGGATGCACCGGGGGACAGGGGACAGCCGACTGCTGATGAACGTCGCGGTCTGGGAGTCGACGGAGGCGCTCGCCACGGCGTTCGGCAGCCCGGAATTCCAGCGCATGGCGGCCGAGTTCCCCGACGACGTCGTGGCGTACCCGCACATCTTCGAGCAGATCGACGTCTGA
- a CDS encoding DUF4267 domain-containing protein: MPLKKINTVLVAAFVLFILWFGLEFVLSPETTAPTFGLPSWPSGDGGGFLIVKGSRDIVLALVLGILLLTGHRRALGWVLLVEALAAYGDMTTVLAHHGSVATAFGVHCLTATLMVVTGLLVLHETREVAPAPATPAPQPA; the protein is encoded by the coding sequence GTGCCGCTGAAGAAGATCAACACCGTCCTGGTCGCCGCCTTCGTCCTCTTCATTCTCTGGTTCGGGCTGGAGTTCGTCCTGAGCCCGGAGACGACGGCGCCGACGTTCGGCCTGCCGAGCTGGCCGTCCGGTGACGGCGGCGGCTTCCTGATCGTCAAGGGAAGCCGCGACATCGTCCTGGCCCTGGTCCTGGGCATCCTGCTGCTGACGGGCCACCGCCGGGCGCTGGGCTGGGTGCTGCTGGTGGAGGCGCTCGCCGCGTACGGCGACATGACCACCGTGCTGGCCCACCACGGCTCCGTGGCCACCGCGTTCGGCGTCCACTGCCTGACCGCGACGCTGATGGTGGTCACCGGACTGCTGGTGCTGCACGAGACCCGCGAGGTCGCGCCCGCCCCGGCGACGCCCGCCCCGCAGCCCGCCTGA
- the trpS gene encoding tryptophan--tRNA ligase: MTTTITTTPATDADAAPDIALEERIRRYPERFRVLTGDRPTGALHLGHYFGTLHNRVRLQDLGVETFIVIPDYQVLTDRDVAERLTATMEGLLLDYLAVGIDPERSVIFNHSAVPALNQLMLPFLSLVSVAELGRNPTVKDEIAHSRQDSVSGLMFTYPVHQAADILFCKGNLVPVGKDQLPHLEVARTVARRFDERYGPVFPEPEALLSAVPQLLGTDGTKMSKSRANSIALGAGTDETARLIKGATTDADRHITYDPERRPGVSGLVLLAALCLDRDPHTVAEEIGGGGAAALKRTVTDAVNTRLAPMRARRAEYARDMGYVRSVLRTGNERANTIADATLTQVREAMGASAGTRIAV; this comes from the coding sequence ATGACCACGACCATCACGACCACGCCCGCGACCGACGCCGACGCCGCACCGGACATCGCGCTGGAGGAGCGGATCCGGCGGTACCCGGAGAGATTCCGGGTCCTGACCGGTGACCGGCCCACAGGGGCGCTCCACCTCGGGCACTACTTCGGCACGCTCCACAACCGGGTGCGGCTCCAGGACCTCGGGGTGGAGACGTTCATCGTCATTCCGGACTACCAGGTGCTGACCGACCGGGACGTGGCCGAGCGGCTCACCGCCACGATGGAGGGGCTGCTGCTGGACTACCTGGCCGTCGGCATCGACCCGGAACGCTCGGTGATCTTCAACCACAGCGCCGTACCCGCGCTCAACCAGCTGATGCTGCCGTTCCTGAGCCTGGTCTCGGTCGCGGAGCTGGGCCGCAACCCCACGGTCAAGGACGAGATCGCGCACTCCCGGCAGGACTCCGTCAGCGGCCTGATGTTCACCTACCCGGTCCATCAGGCGGCCGACATCCTGTTCTGCAAGGGCAATCTGGTGCCGGTCGGCAAGGACCAGCTGCCCCACCTCGAAGTTGCCCGGACCGTCGCCAGGCGGTTCGACGAGCGGTACGGGCCCGTCTTCCCGGAACCCGAGGCGCTGCTCTCCGCCGTTCCGCAACTGCTCGGCACCGACGGCACCAAGATGAGCAAGAGCCGCGCCAACTCCATCGCGCTCGGCGCCGGCACGGACGAGACGGCCCGGCTGATCAAGGGCGCCACCACGGACGCGGACCGGCACATCACCTACGACCCCGAGCGGCGGCCCGGCGTGTCCGGCCTGGTGCTGCTGGCCGCCCTCTGCCTCGACCGCGATCCGCACACCGTGGCCGAGGAGATCGGCGGCGGGGGCGCGGCCGCCCTGAAGCGGACGGTGACCGACGCGGTCAACACCCGGCTGGCACCGATGCGCGCCCGACGGGCCGAGTACGCACGGGACATGGGGTACGTACGGTCCGTGCTGCGGACCGGCAACGAGCGCGCCAACACCATCGCCGACGCGACCCTGACACAGGTGCGGGAGGCGATGGGGGCCTCGGCCGGGACGCGGATCGCGGTGTGA